A stretch of Vannielia litorea DNA encodes these proteins:
- a CDS encoding extracellular solute-binding protein, which produces MTAIRNREDTMRNLKLTVAVLGTTALTAPALAEGHLPIVEEPLELTIHMHWPRAQGYGVGGDASKIYPVEEVAREMTGIHLIDKTSGKNVTDQAEAMNLLLAQGNLPDIVGGHLIQQPVNQYGPEGAFVPLNELVEEHAPNIAKFWEEHPGLKEAISSYDGNYYYIPYLPDGKFGRAWYIRQDWLDKLGLEQPQNVDELYEVFKAFRDGDPNGNGKKDEIPYFARQWEEVNRLLTLWDARSSGSDTYHDFYVNDEGSVVHPYAQEAYRDGIANIAKWYAEGLIDPEIFTRGSSSRDYLLSENLGGSTHDWFASTSGYNDALKDKVEGFNFIPFLPPASAGGVRMEEHRRIPIKPDGWAISYSNEHPVETIKYFDFFFTPEGSNLANFGVEGKTWDMVDGEPIYKPEVLNSDSPVNSQMYLEGAQIYRGYPQDYRYEWQWTSQAAREGIELYDANDLLIDQFLGVAMNKEEQAVYDKYWPSLRTYMLERNQAWILGSGDVNADWDAYVETLDKMGYQEVIEVLNSAYARQYG; this is translated from the coding sequence ATGACCGCCATTCGCAACAGGGAGGACACCATGCGAAATCTCAAACTCACCGTTGCCGTGCTCGGCACCACGGCCCTGACGGCCCCGGCACTCGCCGAAGGCCACCTGCCGATCGTCGAGGAGCCGCTGGAGCTGACGATCCACATGCACTGGCCCCGCGCGCAGGGCTACGGCGTGGGCGGCGACGCCAGCAAGATCTACCCGGTCGAGGAAGTCGCCCGCGAGATGACCGGGATTCACCTGATCGACAAGACCTCGGGCAAGAACGTCACCGACCAGGCCGAGGCGATGAACCTGCTCCTGGCCCAGGGCAACCTGCCCGACATCGTCGGCGGCCACCTGATCCAGCAGCCGGTCAACCAGTATGGCCCCGAGGGCGCCTTCGTGCCGCTCAACGAGCTGGTCGAGGAGCACGCCCCGAACATCGCGAAGTTCTGGGAAGAGCACCCGGGCCTGAAGGAGGCGATCTCCTCCTATGACGGCAACTACTACTACATCCCCTATCTGCCCGACGGAAAGTTCGGCCGCGCCTGGTACATCCGCCAGGACTGGCTCGACAAGCTGGGGCTCGAGCAGCCGCAGAACGTCGATGAGCTCTACGAGGTGTTCAAGGCCTTCCGCGACGGCGACCCCAACGGCAACGGCAAGAAGGACGAGATCCCCTATTTCGCCCGCCAGTGGGAAGAGGTGAACCGCCTTCTGACGCTCTGGGATGCGCGGTCGTCGGGCTCCGACACCTACCACGACTTTTACGTCAACGACGAAGGCTCGGTGGTGCACCCCTACGCCCAGGAAGCCTACCGCGACGGCATCGCCAACATCGCCAAGTGGTATGCCGAAGGTCTGATCGACCCCGAGATCTTCACCCGCGGCTCCTCGTCGCGCGACTACCTGCTGAGCGAAAACCTCGGCGGCTCGACGCACGACTGGTTCGCTTCCACCTCGGGCTACAACGACGCGCTCAAGGACAAGGTCGAAGGCTTCAACTTCATCCCGTTCCTGCCGCCCGCATCGGCTGGTGGCGTGCGGATGGAAGAGCATCGCCGCATCCCGATCAAGCCCGACGGCTGGGCGATCAGCTACTCCAACGAGCATCCGGTGGAGACGATCAAGTACTTCGACTTCTTCTTCACCCCCGAAGGCAGCAACCTCGCCAACTTCGGGGTCGAGGGCAAGACCTGGGACATGGTGGACGGCGAGCCGATCTACAAGCCCGAGGTGCTCAACTCCGACAGCCCGGTGAACAGCCAGATGTATCTCGAAGGCGCCCAGATCTATCGGGGCTACCCGCAGGACTACCGCTACGAGTGGCAGTGGACCTCGCAGGCCGCCCGCGAGGGCATCGAGCTCTACGACGCCAACGACCTGCTGATCGACCAGTTCCTCGGCGTGGCGATGAACAAGGAGGAGCAGGCGGTCTACGACAAGTACTGGCCCTCCCTGCGCACCTACATGCTCGAGCGGAACCAGGCCTGGATCCTCGGCTCCGGTGACGTGAACGCCGACTGGGATGCCTATGTCGAGACCCTCGACAAGATGGGCTACCAGGAAGTCATCGAAGTGCTGAACTCCGCCTACGCACGCCAGTACGGCTGA
- a CDS encoding carbohydrate ABC transporter permease, whose translation MTNMNLYSRGDKLFVIVNMVLIALFTISTLYPFIYIASLSLSTGFEARAGNVVLTPVGFTLEAYKRVLSEPLFWSSYSNTFIYTIGGTLMSLAFIIPGAYALSRPQLYGRRFWNLMVAFTMWFNAGLIPFFLNMRDLGLLDSYFGIIIGFAVNGFNIILLRNFFEGIPQSFEEAARMDGANEFQVLWKVFVPLAKPAIATVALFCIVSRWNGFFWAMVLLQDESKIPLQVYLRKVIVELSDDEEFANTLLTSAYSFETVSAAIIVCSIIPILLIYPFLQKYFSKGILLGGVKE comes from the coding sequence ATGACGAACATGAATCTCTATTCCCGCGGCGACAAGCTCTTCGTGATCGTCAACATGGTGCTGATCGCCCTGTTCACGATCTCCACGCTCTACCCGTTCATCTACATCGCCTCGCTCTCGCTCTCCACGGGCTTCGAGGCTCGGGCGGGCAACGTGGTGCTGACGCCGGTGGGCTTTACCCTGGAGGCCTACAAGCGCGTGCTCTCCGAGCCGCTGTTCTGGTCGAGCTACAGCAACACCTTCATCTACACGATCGGCGGCACGCTGATGAGCCTCGCGTTCATCATCCCCGGCGCCTACGCCCTGTCGCGCCCGCAGCTCTACGGACGGCGGTTCTGGAACCTGATGGTGGCCTTCACCATGTGGTTCAACGCGGGCCTGATCCCGTTCTTCCTCAACATGCGCGACCTCGGCCTGCTCGACAGCTACTTCGGCATCATCATCGGCTTCGCGGTGAACGGCTTCAACATCATCCTGCTGCGCAACTTCTTCGAGGGCATCCCGCAGTCCTTCGAGGAGGCCGCGCGGATGGACGGGGCCAACGAATTCCAGGTGCTCTGGAAGGTCTTCGTGCCGCTGGCCAAGCCCGCCATCGCCACCGTCGCGCTGTTCTGCATCGTCTCGCGCTGGAACGGCTTCTTCTGGGCGATGGTACTGCTGCAGGACGAAAGCAAGATCCCGCTCCAGGTCTACCTGCGCAAGGTCATCGTCGAACTTTCCGACGACGAGGAATTCGCCAACACGCTGCTCACCTCGGCCTATTCCTTCGAGACCGTGAGCGCCGCCATCATCGTCTGCTCGATCATCCCGATCCTGCTCATCTATCCCTTCCTCCAGAAGTACTTCAGCAAGGGCATCCTGCTGGGCGGAGTGAAGGAATGA
- a CDS encoding ABC transporter permease: MSNDPNFSTAAGPSTEEMVFDATEAQRYRKPSRMVRVGDHLKREWQLYLMLIPTIVWLLVFLYKPMYGLQIAFKDYSIFRGVANSPWIGFEHFQTLFDNDQFLRALRNTVIISFYGLIFGFPMPIILALMFNEILKQWFKKTAQTIVYLPHFISSVIIAGIVITAFSPSAGIVNTMLGWFGIDPIYFLTKPEWFRPIFVGTGIWQEAGFQSIVYLAAIAGVSPTLYESAVVDGASRWQMMWKITIPSIMPTIIIMLIIRIGNMLEVSFEMIILLYQPATYETADVVNTFIYRQGIQGGQYDLAAAAGLFNAVVAFILVMTANTISKRYSRTSLW, from the coding sequence ATGAGCAACGATCCCAACTTCTCCACCGCCGCGGGCCCCTCCACGGAGGAGATGGTCTTCGACGCGACCGAGGCGCAGCGGTATCGCAAGCCCAGCCGCATGGTTCGGGTGGGCGACCACCTCAAGCGCGAGTGGCAGCTCTACCTGATGCTGATTCCCACGATCGTCTGGCTGCTCGTCTTCCTCTACAAGCCGATGTACGGGCTGCAGATCGCCTTCAAGGATTACTCGATCTTCCGCGGCGTGGCGAACAGCCCCTGGATCGGCTTCGAGCACTTCCAGACCCTCTTCGACAACGACCAGTTCCTGCGCGCCCTGCGCAACACGGTCATCATCAGCTTCTACGGCCTGATCTTCGGCTTCCCCATGCCGATCATCCTGGCGCTGATGTTCAACGAGATCCTCAAGCAGTGGTTCAAGAAGACGGCGCAAACCATTGTCTACCTGCCGCATTTCATCTCTTCGGTGATCATCGCCGGTATCGTGATCACCGCCTTCAGCCCGAGCGCCGGCATCGTCAACACCATGCTGGGCTGGTTCGGGATAGATCCGATCTACTTCCTGACCAAGCCCGAGTGGTTCCGCCCGATCTTCGTGGGCACCGGGATCTGGCAGGAGGCCGGCTTCCAGTCGATCGTCTACCTCGCCGCCATCGCGGGCGTGTCGCCCACGCTCTACGAGAGCGCCGTGGTCGATGGCGCGAGCCGCTGGCAGATGATGTGGAAGATCACGATCCCGTCGATCATGCCCACCATCATCATCATGCTCATCATCCGCATCGGCAACATGCTCGAGGTGAGCTTCGAGATGATCATCCTGCTCTACCAGCCGGCCACCTACGAGACCGCCGACGTGGTGAACACCTTCATCTACCGTCAGGGCATCCAGGGCGGGCAATACGACCTGGCCGCCGCTGCCGGCCTCTTCAACGCCGTGGTCGCCTTCATCCTGGTGATGACCGCCAACACGATCTCCAAGCGCTACTCGCGCACGTCGCTCTGGTGA
- a CDS encoding ABC transporter ATP-binding protein: protein MSGVRLDRIVKSYGAVQVVHGIDLEVREKEFVVLVGPSGCGKSTTLRMIAGLEEISDGDLTIDGRHVNRVAPKDRDVAMVFQNYALYPHLNVADNIAFGLRIRKEKKEAIAASVEEVGEILGLTPYLERRPADLSGGQRQRVAMGRAIVRRPKVFLFDEPLSNLDAKLRTQMRAEIKRLHKRLGATSIYVTHDQVEAMTLADRIVVMHDGRIEQIGTPMELFLNPANTFVAGFLGSPPMNMVTATVVAGDSGPVAEFGGQQVQLQPLPSLQNAVGTQVVLGIRPEFVKVAEAGAPGAVSIEVDLVETLGSEALVHASLQGAPFVIRTDTVGQMAMLDGIGGFTIAPHLVRVFDAETGVALPGQVLEQ from the coding sequence AGTTCGGCTTGACCGTATCGTAAAGTCTTACGGCGCTGTGCAGGTGGTGCATGGCATCGACCTCGAGGTGCGGGAAAAGGAGTTCGTCGTGCTCGTCGGCCCCTCGGGCTGCGGCAAGTCCACCACCCTGCGGATGATCGCCGGGCTGGAAGAGATCAGCGACGGCGACCTCACCATCGACGGCCGCCACGTGAACCGGGTCGCCCCGAAAGACCGTGACGTGGCCATGGTGTTCCAGAACTACGCGCTCTACCCGCATCTGAACGTGGCCGACAACATCGCCTTCGGGCTGCGCATCCGCAAGGAAAAGAAGGAGGCGATCGCCGCCTCGGTGGAGGAGGTCGGCGAGATCCTCGGCCTCACCCCCTATCTCGAGCGTCGCCCGGCCGATCTGTCCGGCGGGCAGCGCCAGCGCGTCGCCATGGGCCGGGCCATCGTGCGCCGCCCCAAGGTGTTTCTCTTCGACGAGCCGCTCTCCAACCTCGACGCCAAGCTGCGCACCCAGATGCGGGCCGAGATCAAGCGGCTGCACAAACGCCTCGGCGCAACGTCCATCTACGTGACCCACGACCAGGTCGAGGCGATGACGCTGGCCGACCGGATCGTGGTCATGCACGACGGCCGGATCGAGCAGATCGGCACGCCGATGGAGCTGTTCCTGAACCCGGCCAACACCTTCGTGGCGGGCTTTCTCGGCTCGCCGCCGATGAACATGGTCACCGCCACCGTGGTGGCCGGCGACAGCGGCCCGGTGGCCGAGTTCGGCGGCCAGCAGGTGCAGCTCCAGCCGCTGCCGTCGTTGCAGAATGCCGTCGGAACCCAGGTGGTGCTCGGGATTCGCCCCGAGTTCGTGAAAGTGGCAGAGGCCGGAGCGCCGGGCGCCGTCAGCATCGAGGTGGACCTCGTCGAGACGCTCGGCTCCGAGGCGCTGGTGCACGCCAGCCTGCAGGGCGCGCCCTTCGTGATCCGCACCGACACGGTGGGCCAGATGGCCATGCTCGACGGCATCGGCGGCTTCACCATCGCACCGCACCTGGTGCGCGTCTTCGACGCCGAGACCGGCGTGGCACTGCCCGGCCAGGTGCTGGAGCAATGA